The segment CCGACCGCGAGGACGAACTCGGTGACTGGCTGGAGGATCACAACATCATCGGGGCCTGGGATTACGCGCCGACGTTCGTGGAGGCCGGCCTGGACACCGACTGGCTGGAACGTGTCGCGGCGGTCATCGAGGATTCCGATTCCACCGCCTCGCTGCAGGGCGCGATCGGCTGGCTGAAGTACACCATCGACAACGAACTGCGGATGAACGAGATCGCCGAGGCCAGCAAGCGGATCTCCGCCCTGCTCGCGGGCGCCAAACAGTATTCGCAGATGGACCGCGGCAGCTACGGCAGTGCCGATGTGCACGAGTTGCTGCGCAGCACCATCATGATGTTCGGCGACAAGATCGGCGGGCCCGGCAAGGGTAAGCCGGTGTCGATCGTCAAGGATCTGGACAAGACGCTACCCGAATTGCAGTGCTACCCCGGTGATCTCAACCAGGTGTGGACCAATATCATCGACAATGCGATCCAGGCGATGGACGGGCACGGCACGCTGACCATCCGGACCGCTCGGGAGAACGAGCAGATGATCCGGGTGGAGATCTGTGATGACGGCCCGGGCATCCCCGAAGACGTCATCGAGCGCATCTTCACCCCGTTCTTCACCACCAAGCCGTTCGGGGAGGGCACCGGTCTGGGCCTGGACCTGGCCTGGCGCATCGTGGTCGAAAAGCACGGCGGCAACATCTCGGTGCAGAGCAGGCCCGGCGATACCCGGTTCGCCGTCTGCCTCCCCCTGGTGGCGCCGGCTCCGCTGACGCCGACACCGGGTCAACTCTCGGCGGCCGGCACCGAATGATCCGAATCGGTCTGCGCGGATCGGAATAGCCACCTTCGCCGCAGCGGTTGACCCGACCATGGGTAAACCAGACTTGGGCAGGTTCGGCGTTTTCGGTCACTACAGCCAGTGGCAGCAGCTCTCGGGTGCGCAACTGCGCGATATCGAGGGTCTCGGGTACGGCGCGATCTGGGCGGGTGGTTCGCCGCCGGCCGAGCTCGAGTGGGTCGATCCGATCCTGGCCGCCACGGATTCCTTGCAGCTCGCGACCGGCATCGTCAACATCTGGACCGCCGCCGCCGGACCGACCGCGGACTCCTTCCACCGCATCGACAAGGAGTACCCCGGCCGGTTCCTGCTCGGCATCGGCGTGGGCCACCCGGAGGCGCACACCGAGTACCGCAAGCCCTACGACGCGCTCAACGATTACCTCGACGAACTCGATCGGCACGGGGTGCCCAAGGACCGCATCGTGGTGGCCGCGCTCGGGCCGCAGGTGCTCAAGCTCTCGGCCCGCCGCAGCGCGGGAGCGCACCCGTACCTCACCACCCCCGAACACACCCGGGCCGCCCGCGAGCTCATCGGCGCCGACGCCTTCCTCGCCCCGGAACACAAGGTGGTGCCGACCACCGATGCCGCCAAGGCCCGTGAGGTCGGCCGCAAGGCCCTGGAGATCTACCTCAACCTCGCCAACTACCTCAACAACTGGCGCCGGCTGGGCTTCACCGACGCCGATCTCGTCAAGCCCGGCGGCGATGCGCTGGTCGACGCCGTGGTCGCCTACGGCAGCAC is part of the Mycobacterium adipatum genome and harbors:
- a CDS encoding ATP-binding protein, producing MGSQHGEECVRDELRTLFLFEHLSDEQLDILCEAGHIETFPAGPIVVEGERATCFYVLIDGELVMSKRSGGVDIQTNRTSQRGVYFGAWSAYIPGEEQLYQASVRLVADSRIFVLQADTFAEFMRTQFPMAVHLMEGQLVGGRRQSQIIGQREKLLALGTITAGLTHQLNNPAAATARAVADLREGVGHMRHKLAMVAEAKFTPEALRVLVNMQDQVAEQVAKNKGVELSALETSDREDELGDWLEDHNIIGAWDYAPTFVEAGLDTDWLERVAAVIEDSDSTASLQGAIGWLKYTIDNELRMNEIAEASKRISALLAGAKQYSQMDRGSYGSADVHELLRSTIMMFGDKIGGPGKGKPVSIVKDLDKTLPELQCYPGDLNQVWTNIIDNAIQAMDGHGTLTIRTARENEQMIRVEICDDGPGIPEDVIERIFTPFFTTKPFGEGTGLGLDLAWRIVVEKHGGNISVQSRPGDTRFAVCLPLVAPAPLTPTPGQLSAAGTE
- a CDS encoding LLM class F420-dependent oxidoreductase is translated as MGKPDLGRFGVFGHYSQWQQLSGAQLRDIEGLGYGAIWAGGSPPAELEWVDPILAATDSLQLATGIVNIWTAAAGPTADSFHRIDKEYPGRFLLGIGVGHPEAHTEYRKPYDALNDYLDELDRHGVPKDRIVVAALGPQVLKLSARRSAGAHPYLTTPEHTRAARELIGADAFLAPEHKVVPTTDAAKAREVGRKALEIYLNLANYLNNWRRLGFTDADLVKPGGDALVDAVVAYGSTDAIAARLQQHLTAGADHVPVQVLTGTDKLVPALAELAGPLGLQ